One Fuerstiella marisgermanici DNA window includes the following coding sequences:
- a CDS encoding tetratricopeptide repeat protein translates to MKNRIPIILLVLVHLPLLIGYLVQLPQSPAWYFGPLAWIALGVLFVLRNGGRREIEPQEDGNQPAFCTFVKFRVVLSVLLILTALVSQQFGFGIMSGLVWLHAWLQRHRDRMVESSLAYLTAIGFFATYVDIRPVNWLLGRITAAGTSFASRVLDQLGYLHLRANNVIEVSGQAFSADVFCNGFFSVPAFVCCAVIVLCVQRRKWGHFLPSLLVSSVFAVVLQVGILCTCVIAWTDYQTAFDSGTQRLLMTGGVFGITLLCFASFDVLLSFFTDPVSFMGAGSINPVSLMWNRMFLKLPREEPGATEDVGMPDWDTMFEDIPFEYRMIPGWFREFVNLWFFTRIPRRIVIGLPCLMLGALAISMLVFGESDSDVGNHYESALAAAIENEQSEDTELIMARMLQANYGDDDLRFRLAQHLVTLGRIEDAQEHLDILAPPDLPGHAPARLWLVKQSQEPNASIPLDDAQRQQQLRRAVDEDGRNIEVHLMLAESYAKNKQWQLAEGHLAIAAELDPRYTAELVALQRRSGRQSDAVLEQAAQPVEKLTKQLDADPSDVQARTSLVRIRLAQGDLDDAERLLQAGLEIGDSTELKAMLSSTYTTMATRLLPNQMSLPRAAKFSLDAVVLDPTNETALNLLQQTSKSVNSFNQQDLASAIGYWKQEVAKDGESARARFRLAQLLAACGQYDEAADALEPAATTDSQLQLQLVQLYLKAGRQADADAVTDRLTAAIRERMQAAPEDAGLATSLAQILLMCGREDEANAVMEAQKKAGRESQTPEFSQVYTTAKLTVFDQKSAGDESFLATAEALGLLQDALNATPQAAAAVVPRLAQMTFMEGESADKADRMLTKILAEQNLNYSAYLSIGTLAVVHEDYDKAVKYLERARLLSPDDSQVLNNLAVALVRQSADNADRALKYSQRAIELAPGHVELVCSRAEIYLALKRWSDARADLEAVLKQQPNHELASTLLEQVEAESNSQASFTP, encoded by the coding sequence ATGAAGAATCGAATACCGATCATCCTGCTGGTGCTAGTGCACCTGCCGCTGCTGATCGGATACCTGGTTCAACTTCCGCAATCGCCCGCGTGGTATTTCGGTCCGCTTGCGTGGATCGCTCTTGGCGTATTGTTCGTGCTCCGCAACGGCGGCCGCCGTGAAATTGAGCCGCAGGAAGACGGGAATCAGCCAGCGTTTTGCACCTTCGTGAAGTTCCGTGTGGTACTGAGCGTTCTGCTGATTCTAACGGCCCTTGTCAGCCAGCAGTTCGGCTTCGGTATCATGAGCGGCTTGGTTTGGCTGCATGCATGGCTGCAGCGACATCGCGACCGCATGGTGGAATCGTCGTTGGCATATCTGACCGCGATCGGTTTTTTCGCGACGTACGTGGATATTCGTCCCGTCAACTGGCTGTTGGGGCGCATCACGGCGGCAGGCACCAGCTTTGCCAGTCGCGTCCTTGATCAGCTGGGCTATCTTCACCTTCGCGCAAACAACGTGATCGAGGTTTCCGGCCAGGCTTTTTCAGCCGACGTGTTCTGCAACGGTTTTTTCTCGGTGCCGGCTTTCGTCTGTTGTGCTGTTATTGTGTTGTGCGTTCAGCGACGCAAATGGGGCCATTTTCTGCCGTCGCTGCTGGTGAGTTCCGTGTTTGCCGTCGTGTTGCAGGTTGGCATTCTTTGCACCTGCGTGATCGCCTGGACGGATTATCAGACAGCATTCGACAGCGGCACACAGCGGCTGTTGATGACGGGGGGCGTGTTCGGAATTACGCTGCTGTGTTTTGCCAGCTTTGATGTTCTGCTGAGTTTCTTTACTGATCCGGTTTCGTTTATGGGAGCCGGATCAATCAACCCGGTTTCGCTGATGTGGAACCGGATGTTTTTGAAGCTGCCGCGTGAGGAGCCCGGTGCCACAGAAGATGTCGGCATGCCGGACTGGGACACGATGTTCGAAGATATCCCCTTCGAATACCGCATGATCCCCGGTTGGTTTCGCGAATTCGTCAATCTCTGGTTCTTCACACGCATTCCGCGTCGCATTGTCATTGGTCTGCCGTGCCTGATGCTCGGTGCGCTGGCGATCTCAATGCTGGTCTTCGGGGAATCTGACAGCGACGTGGGCAACCACTACGAATCCGCATTGGCCGCCGCGATTGAGAACGAGCAAAGTGAAGATACCGAGCTGATCATGGCTCGTATGCTGCAAGCCAACTACGGCGACGACGATCTGCGCTTTCGTCTGGCTCAGCACCTTGTGACGCTGGGGCGCATCGAAGACGCTCAGGAGCATCTGGATATTCTGGCACCTCCTGATCTGCCGGGACACGCCCCCGCACGGCTGTGGCTTGTCAAGCAGTCGCAGGAACCCAACGCCAGCATTCCGCTGGACGACGCACAGCGACAACAACAACTGCGCCGCGCCGTCGATGAAGATGGCCGCAACATTGAAGTGCATCTGATGCTGGCGGAAAGCTATGCGAAGAACAAGCAATGGCAGTTGGCCGAAGGGCATTTGGCCATCGCTGCCGAACTGGATCCTCGGTACACGGCTGAGCTGGTTGCGCTGCAGCGCCGATCGGGCAGGCAAAGTGACGCAGTGCTGGAACAAGCCGCTCAGCCGGTCGAAAAACTCACGAAGCAGCTCGACGCCGATCCGTCAGACGTCCAAGCGCGCACGTCGCTTGTCAGAATCAGGCTCGCACAGGGCGATTTGGATGACGCAGAACGTTTGCTACAGGCTGGGCTGGAGATCGGCGATTCCACAGAATTGAAGGCGATGCTGTCTTCGACTTACACGACGATGGCCACCAGGCTGCTGCCCAACCAGATGTCGCTGCCGCGAGCCGCAAAATTCAGCCTCGACGCTGTTGTGCTGGACCCCACCAACGAAACCGCGCTGAATCTACTGCAGCAGACCAGCAAATCTGTGAACTCGTTCAATCAACAGGATCTGGCGTCGGCCATTGGCTACTGGAAGCAGGAAGTCGCGAAAGACGGCGAATCCGCGCGAGCTCGCTTCCGCCTTGCTCAGTTGCTGGCGGCGTGTGGCCAATACGACGAAGCGGCGGATGCGCTGGAGCCGGCAGCGACGACTGATAGTCAGCTTCAACTGCAGCTGGTTCAATTGTATCTAAAGGCCGGTCGGCAAGCCGATGCAGATGCCGTTACCGATCGATTGACTGCGGCGATTCGCGAACGGATGCAAGCTGCACCTGAAGACGCTGGCCTGGCCACCTCCCTGGCTCAAATCCTTCTGATGTGTGGCCGTGAAGACGAAGCCAACGCTGTGATGGAAGCTCAGAAAAAAGCCGGCCGGGAGTCGCAGACGCCCGAGTTTTCGCAAGTCTACACCACAGCAAAGTTAACAGTCTTTGACCAGAAGTCGGCCGGCGATGAATCGTTTCTTGCAACGGCCGAAGCGCTGGGGCTATTGCAGGATGCCCTCAACGCGACCCCGCAGGCCGCAGCAGCCGTCGTTCCGCGACTGGCTCAAATGACCTTCATGGAGGGCGAGAGCGCGGACAAAGCCGATCGGATGTTGACGAAGATTCTGGCAGAACAAAATCTGAACTACAGTGCGTATCTTTCAATCGGAACGCTGGCGGTGGTCCATGAAGACTATGACAAAGCTGTTAAATACCTGGAACGCGCGCGGTTGCTGTCGCCCGATGATTCGCAGGTGCTAAACAATCTGGCCGTCGCTCTGGTACGGCAATCCGCCGACAACGCCGATCGCGCGCTGAAGTATTCTCAACGAGCGATCGAGCTGGCGCCGGGCCATGTCGAACTGGTTTGCAGCCGTGCGGAAATCTATCTGGCACTCAAGCGGTGGTCTGATGCCCGAGCCGATCTGGAAGCGGTGCTGAAGCAGCAACCCAACCATGAGCTGGCATCAACGCTGTTGGAACAGGTTGAAGCTGAATCGAACTCACAGGCTTCTTTCACGCCGTGA
- a CDS encoding sialate O-acetylesterase, translating into MPKRFPAPRKHLSMFAIATLLACSSTGFADVRLPSIFGDHMVLQQQQPIEIHGWADSGESVTVTFGEHSQTAKTGDDGRWRVELPAMSANSQPQVLTVKGNNTVTVKDILVGEVWLCSGQSNMEWPVRASTNATEEIAAANYPLIRHIKLPRAPSTMPRDSFDAPWQVCSPDVAGSFTACGYFMARALHKELNVPIGLVNSSWGGTRVEPWTPPVGFKKVPALQEISESVIVKTPGTPEHRERLAQHLAATQQWLAKAREALENNSDAGPSPEYPADLKPFTSHQDPTMLYNGMIHPFVGFPIRGAIWYQGESNHAEGMLYLEKKKALINGWRELWDQGDFPFYYVQIAPYQYGSEDPTILARFWEAQAAVQELPNTGMVVINDIATLDNIHPPNKQDVGQRLAWLALKNDYGRKDVVANSPEFESLDVQDGSLKINFRNTGGGLKTRDGKAPNHFEIIGPGSGGFQPATAKIEGDSVVLTSPEAKQPVAFRFAWHKLAEPNLSGGTGLPVSAFRGGEMPQFLDTLPVKDYSLVYDLDLSKLGPEIQYSVDNSDSVKAFDRIGYLLEVTAANGEEQKVFVSMNAFTDDAKKIGIPTVASQANFQQKVESMDVYSTVAGITQGTAIATGNIEFWPNNYGPGNEARIPGASTSLYDHSDSPGPPDDGYGSMQIHNFGAKQTLLAVNHWSAKANADIGIGNSEGKTRDWTFTGNAASYPEKRLRVYVRGK; encoded by the coding sequence ATGCCCAAACGTTTCCCCGCGCCCAGAAAACACCTTTCGATGTTCGCCATCGCCACTTTGTTGGCTTGTAGTTCGACAGGCTTTGCCGATGTTCGGCTGCCGTCAATTTTCGGCGACCACATGGTGCTGCAGCAGCAACAGCCGATTGAAATTCATGGTTGGGCCGACAGCGGCGAGTCTGTCACGGTGACCTTCGGCGAACATTCGCAGACGGCGAAGACGGGCGACGATGGGCGTTGGCGAGTTGAGTTGCCGGCCATGTCGGCAAACAGCCAGCCTCAGGTGCTGACAGTTAAGGGGAACAATACCGTCACCGTGAAGGATATCCTGGTCGGCGAAGTCTGGTTGTGTTCCGGTCAGTCGAACATGGAATGGCCTGTTCGAGCCAGCACTAACGCGACCGAGGAAATTGCGGCGGCCAATTATCCGTTGATCCGTCACATCAAACTTCCTCGCGCACCATCGACCATGCCACGCGATAGTTTCGACGCGCCCTGGCAGGTGTGTTCTCCGGACGTTGCTGGAAGCTTCACCGCCTGTGGTTACTTCATGGCGCGAGCTCTTCACAAAGAACTGAACGTGCCAATCGGCCTGGTGAATTCTTCATGGGGAGGAACGCGAGTTGAACCGTGGACTCCGCCCGTCGGCTTTAAGAAAGTGCCCGCGCTGCAGGAAATTTCTGAATCCGTAATTGTGAAAACGCCAGGCACCCCGGAGCACCGCGAACGTCTGGCTCAGCACTTGGCGGCCACTCAGCAGTGGTTGGCCAAAGCGCGTGAAGCACTGGAAAACAATTCCGACGCGGGGCCAAGTCCCGAGTACCCAGCCGACTTAAAGCCATTCACCAGCCATCAGGATCCGACCATGCTGTACAACGGCATGATTCATCCGTTTGTCGGCTTTCCGATTCGTGGAGCGATCTGGTACCAGGGTGAATCCAACCACGCTGAAGGCATGCTGTACCTCGAAAAGAAAAAAGCACTGATCAACGGCTGGCGGGAACTCTGGGATCAGGGCGACTTCCCGTTTTACTACGTTCAGATTGCACCGTATCAGTACGGCAGCGAAGACCCAACAATCCTGGCAAGGTTCTGGGAAGCTCAGGCCGCCGTTCAGGAACTTCCCAACACCGGCATGGTCGTCATTAACGACATCGCTACCCTGGACAACATTCATCCTCCCAACAAGCAGGACGTCGGCCAGCGTTTGGCATGGTTGGCACTGAAGAATGACTACGGTCGCAAAGACGTCGTCGCCAACAGCCCCGAATTCGAATCGCTGGACGTTCAGGATGGCAGTCTGAAAATCAACTTCCGCAACACGGGCGGTGGCTTGAAGACTCGCGATGGCAAGGCTCCCAACCATTTCGAAATCATCGGTCCTGGTTCCGGTGGCTTTCAGCCGGCCACTGCAAAGATTGAAGGCGACAGCGTCGTGCTGACATCACCAGAAGCCAAACAGCCGGTCGCATTTCGTTTTGCCTGGCACAAGTTGGCTGAGCCGAATCTGTCGGGCGGCACCGGCCTGCCGGTTAGCGCATTTCGTGGTGGTGAGATGCCTCAGTTTCTGGATACGCTTCCGGTGAAAGATTACAGCCTTGTGTATGATTTGGATCTGTCGAAGCTGGGCCCCGAAATTCAGTACAGCGTGGACAACAGCGACTCGGTTAAGGCGTTCGATCGGATCGGGTATCTGCTGGAGGTGACGGCCGCCAATGGAGAAGAACAGAAGGTGTTTGTCTCAATGAACGCCTTTACCGACGATGCGAAGAAAATCGGGATTCCGACCGTCGCTTCGCAGGCCAACTTTCAGCAGAAGGTGGAATCGATGGACGTGTATTCGACCGTCGCTGGTATCACGCAGGGCACGGCAATCGCGACTGGCAACATCGAATTCTGGCCGAACAACTACGGTCCCGGAAACGAAGCTCGCATCCCGGGGGCTTCGACCAGTCTTTATGACCATAGCGACAGCCCGGGACCGCCTGATGATGGCTACGGCTCGATGCAGATCCACAACTTCGGCGCAAAGCAAACGCTTCTTGCCGTTAATCACTGGTCCGCCAAAGCTAACGCGGACATCGGCATCGGCAACAGTGAAGGCAAGACGCGTGACTGGACGTTCACCGGTAACGCCGCTTCTTACCCGGAAAAGCGGCTTCGAGTCTACGTGCGCGGGAAGTAG
- a CDS encoding LamG-like jellyroll fold domain-containing protein, which produces MLNTLRAASPSLSARFCLTAVFMASVILGMTASSADESSKPIRGLVFHASFDGVTDVNLFPADGDGWAYTADSPAMKVVTQGLTIPEVSIAKDAGRLGDALRFSAKTSKVLCYKAEVNGLKPTENWSGTVSIWLKLDPDKDLPEGFCDPLLITAKKWNDAAIFVDFDKDLPRDLRLGVFSDHDFWNPKKINWEDFPVDKRPMVTVKRPPFSSDKWTHVAFTFTNVNSTSDQPSVAKLYLDGELQGIIKRPMRFTWPKPDDTTADDATADDATAGDQDSKAMIMLGINYVGDMDELAIFRRALSDDEIKQVYLHPERL; this is translated from the coding sequence ATGCTGAACACGTTGCGCGCCGCCAGCCCTTCACTGTCTGCCAGGTTTTGCCTGACCGCCGTCTTTATGGCGAGCGTGATACTGGGAATGACGGCGTCCAGCGCAGATGAAAGCTCAAAGCCGATTCGCGGTCTGGTTTTTCACGCTTCTTTTGACGGCGTGACGGACGTCAACCTGTTTCCGGCTGACGGCGACGGTTGGGCTTACACGGCCGATTCACCGGCGATGAAAGTCGTGACGCAGGGGCTGACAATTCCTGAGGTCAGCATTGCAAAGGACGCTGGCCGCTTAGGTGACGCTCTTCGCTTTAGCGCTAAGACCAGCAAGGTGTTGTGCTACAAAGCAGAAGTCAACGGGTTGAAGCCGACCGAAAACTGGTCGGGCACCGTATCAATCTGGCTGAAGCTGGATCCGGATAAAGACCTTCCCGAAGGATTTTGTGACCCGCTTTTGATTACGGCAAAGAAATGGAACGACGCCGCCATCTTCGTCGACTTCGACAAAGACCTGCCGCGAGATCTTCGCCTCGGCGTGTTTTCTGATCACGACTTCTGGAATCCAAAGAAGATCAACTGGGAAGACTTTCCCGTTGACAAACGCCCGATGGTTACAGTGAAACGGCCGCCGTTTTCGAGCGACAAATGGACGCACGTGGCATTCACATTTACCAATGTCAATTCGACTTCGGACCAGCCGTCCGTCGCTAAACTCTATCTCGACGGCGAATTGCAGGGCATAATCAAACGGCCCATGCGATTCACATGGCCAAAGCCGGACGACACGACAGCGGACGACGCAACGGCGGACGACGCAACGGCGGGCGATCAGGACAGCAAGGCCATGATTATGCTGGGCATCAACTACGTCGGCGACATGGACGAACTTGCGATATTTCGGCGAGCTCTTTCCGACGACGAAATCAAACAGGTCTATCTGCATCCGGAACGGTTGTGA
- a CDS encoding ATP-dependent helicase encodes MLNLSGLNPPQRQAVETLSGPLLVLAGAGTGKTRVITFRMANLIRHGIRPDRILSVTFTNKASREMRERALKLLGSRVKAKPVVSTFHAYCVRVLREDITALGYPKGFVIYDRSDQESAARTALREIRVGDKAMKPGDLLNKISSWKMSGLTENQAGEYAEADFDALAAMAYRKYQKQLRASGAVDFDDLLLLTSRLFKEHPEILQKHQAKFDHVQVDEYQDTNGVQFSLVENLVQGHQNICVVGDDDQSIYGWRGAEVQHILNFGGHFANTKTIRLENNYRCTNRIVEYANRLVRHNRNRHEKKLIAHKPDGSPVRILAFEDETQESENVVKEIAYLITELSVRPKDIAILFRTNEQPRLFETEMRRLNVPYVLLGGQSFFDRKEIRDLLAYLKVLAAPRDEVSLLRIINTPARGIGATTTEKLVQLAVSQGKSLWEVVPEGIAAGIVPKQAQAALSDFRNLLVRFRDVMLEHPRDLADHVRRLLRAIDYNGEIDKQYKDETQAEQRKAVLEDLVNSIGQYVEKNKSPTLEGFLETTALMDRDDKSDKDSELADNAVRLMTLHSAKGLEFPRVYLVGMEENLLPHRRSVESDLEKDIAEERRLAYVGVTRAMDYLTLTRAKARMKWGKRRETVTSRFLFEMQKEPGETLNEEHVGGEEDELFDASAPKQTLTSLFDADDNPPF; translated from the coding sequence ATGCTGAATCTCAGCGGACTCAACCCGCCTCAACGACAGGCCGTCGAAACACTTTCCGGGCCGCTGCTGGTGCTGGCCGGCGCGGGAACGGGGAAGACGCGCGTGATCACGTTTCGTATGGCGAACCTGATCAGGCACGGCATTCGCCCCGACCGCATTTTGTCCGTCACCTTCACCAACAAGGCGTCGCGCGAAATGCGCGAACGAGCTCTGAAATTACTGGGTTCGCGGGTGAAGGCCAAGCCCGTGGTGTCGACGTTTCACGCGTATTGCGTGCGAGTCCTGCGTGAGGATATTACCGCGTTGGGATATCCCAAAGGGTTTGTGATTTACGACCGCAGCGATCAGGAATCGGCCGCTCGCACGGCGTTGCGAGAAATCCGGGTCGGCGACAAAGCGATGAAACCTGGCGACCTGCTGAACAAAATCAGTTCGTGGAAGATGTCGGGCCTGACTGAAAACCAGGCGGGTGAGTACGCAGAAGCGGACTTCGATGCGCTGGCGGCCATGGCGTATCGCAAGTATCAAAAGCAACTGCGAGCGTCAGGTGCGGTTGATTTCGACGATTTGCTGCTGTTGACCAGTCGGCTGTTTAAGGAACATCCGGAAATCCTGCAGAAGCATCAGGCGAAGTTTGATCATGTGCAGGTCGACGAATATCAGGACACGAACGGCGTTCAGTTTAGTCTTGTCGAAAACCTTGTTCAGGGCCACCAGAACATTTGCGTGGTCGGCGACGACGATCAATCCATCTACGGCTGGCGTGGTGCCGAAGTGCAGCACATCCTGAACTTCGGCGGGCATTTCGCCAACACGAAAACTATTCGTCTGGAAAACAACTACCGCTGCACCAATCGCATTGTCGAATACGCTAACCGTCTTGTGAGGCACAATCGCAATCGACACGAAAAGAAGCTGATCGCTCATAAGCCCGACGGTTCACCGGTGCGAATTCTGGCGTTCGAAGACGAGACTCAGGAATCCGAAAACGTCGTCAAGGAAATTGCGTATCTGATCACCGAACTGAGTGTCCGTCCCAAAGACATCGCCATTCTGTTCCGGACCAACGAACAGCCACGGCTGTTTGAAACGGAGATGCGACGTCTGAATGTTCCGTACGTTCTGCTGGGCGGGCAATCGTTTTTCGATCGCAAAGAAATCCGCGACCTGCTGGCCTATCTAAAGGTGCTGGCGGCGCCGCGTGATGAAGTGAGTCTGCTGCGAATCATCAACACGCCGGCACGCGGCATCGGAGCGACCACGACTGAAAAGCTGGTCCAGTTGGCGGTGTCGCAGGGCAAGAGTCTCTGGGAAGTCGTGCCCGAAGGCATCGCGGCGGGGATCGTGCCGAAGCAGGCTCAGGCTGCTTTAAGCGATTTCAGAAACCTGCTGGTTCGGTTTCGCGACGTGATGCTGGAACATCCACGAGACCTCGCCGACCACGTGCGCAGGCTTCTGAGAGCGATCGACTACAACGGAGAAATTGATAAACAGTACAAAGATGAGACTCAGGCTGAGCAGCGTAAGGCGGTGCTGGAAGACCTGGTGAATTCCATTGGCCAATACGTCGAAAAAAACAAGTCGCCGACGTTGGAAGGGTTTTTGGAAACCACAGCGCTGATGGACCGCGACGATAAGTCGGACAAGGATTCTGAACTGGCGGACAACGCCGTGCGTTTGATGACGCTGCACTCCGCGAAGGGGTTGGAGTTTCCTCGCGTGTACCTTGTCGGCATGGAAGAGAACCTGCTGCCTCACCGGCGCAGCGTGGAAAGCGACCTGGAAAAAGACATCGCCGAAGAACGCCGGCTCGCGTACGTGGGCGTGACTCGAGCAATGGACTACCTCACACTGACTCGCGCGAAAGCACGCATGAAGTGGGGCAAGCGTCGCGAAACGGTGACGTCGCGGTTTCTGTTCGAAATGCAAAAGGAACCCGGCGAAACTCTGAACGAAGAACACGTCGGCGGCGAAGAAGATGAGCTGTTCGATGCGTCGGCGCCCAAGCAAACGCTCACGAGTCTGTTCGACGCCGACGACAATCCGCCGTTTTAG
- a CDS encoding DUF6924 domain-containing protein, with protein sequence MLRTDFTDDAAWTSLCAAIQSPQTEDDFVAYVECVSDPEFSGVIPDQLVALNSGHTFIFVVDSMAVSDPDHPVLVVDLYHNPGRTFRVVPSEMWGVENNLSLANMDFDDFANNTDARGVFRGFPA encoded by the coding sequence GTGCTTCGCACGGACTTCACCGATGACGCGGCGTGGACGTCTCTTTGCGCGGCAATCCAATCGCCACAGACTGAAGACGATTTCGTTGCCTACGTCGAATGTGTTTCTGATCCGGAATTCTCTGGCGTTATCCCTGACCAACTTGTTGCCCTCAATTCAGGCCATACCTTCATCTTTGTTGTGGACTCCATGGCAGTTTCCGATCCTGACCATCCCGTCCTCGTCGTCGATCTATATCACAATCCCGGTCGGACGTTTCGCGTAGTCCCTTCCGAGATGTGGGGCGTCGAGAACAATCTTTCGCTTGCAAACATGGATTTCGATGACTTCGCTAACAACACAGATGCACGCGGCGTCTTTCGTGGGTTCCCAGCGTAG
- a CDS encoding IS110 family transposase, which produces MAFYPTQHELYCGVDLHARRMYTCIVDSDGKTVFHKNLHCTPRDLQTALEPFRDRDIVLAVESTFNWYWLADACDELNVPFVLGHAFGMKAIHGGKTKNDKQDSLKIAQLLRGGNFPVAWAYPKSMRSQRDLCRRRCYFTRQRAELQAHVRSSCLQYNVAAPSGQLRYASHQEGLAETFPTQASQLTIETDIAMINALTTQISRLEKTLVQMAQFDDPGLFYRLKAVPGIGDILALVILYEIGDLKRFRRAGDFLSYARLVPGQHSSAGKNYGSPGRKQGNPQLKWAFSEAVALLLRDSPATKAAFAKMEKRHGRGKALSILAARLGRAVYLVLKRGDIFSEREFLRLPDDARVEVPKPRRRRKVASKAAQPSTAAHG; this is translated from the coding sequence ATGGCTTTTTACCCTACTCAGCACGAACTTTATTGCGGCGTCGATCTGCACGCCAGGCGGATGTACACCTGCATCGTCGACTCCGATGGCAAGACCGTCTTCCATAAGAATCTGCACTGCACGCCGCGGGATCTGCAGACGGCTCTCGAACCGTTTCGAGATCGAGACATCGTGCTGGCCGTCGAATCGACCTTCAACTGGTACTGGCTGGCGGATGCGTGTGATGAACTGAACGTGCCGTTTGTGCTCGGCCACGCCTTTGGAATGAAAGCGATTCACGGCGGCAAGACGAAGAACGACAAACAGGATTCGTTGAAGATCGCTCAACTGCTGCGAGGCGGCAACTTTCCCGTCGCGTGGGCTTACCCCAAATCGATGCGCAGTCAGCGTGATCTGTGCCGACGACGGTGCTACTTCACTCGGCAGCGAGCCGAACTGCAAGCGCACGTTCGCAGTTCGTGTCTGCAGTACAACGTCGCCGCGCCGAGCGGACAGTTACGGTACGCGTCTCACCAGGAAGGGCTGGCGGAAACGTTTCCCACGCAGGCTTCGCAACTGACCATCGAAACGGACATCGCCATGATCAACGCGCTGACAACGCAGATCTCGCGGCTGGAAAAGACGCTCGTGCAGATGGCTCAGTTTGATGATCCAGGTCTGTTCTATCGGCTGAAAGCGGTCCCTGGCATCGGTGATATTCTGGCACTTGTCATCCTCTACGAAATCGGTGACCTGAAACGTTTTCGCCGCGCAGGAGACTTCCTTTCGTACGCTCGACTGGTACCCGGTCAGCATTCGTCGGCCGGAAAGAACTACGGTTCGCCGGGGCGCAAGCAGGGTAATCCTCAGTTGAAGTGGGCGTTCAGCGAAGCGGTGGCGCTGCTGCTGCGAGACAGCCCGGCCACCAAAGCGGCGTTCGCAAAGATGGAGAAACGTCACGGTCGCGGCAAGGCGCTTTCGATTCTGGCCGCGCGACTGGGCCGCGCCGTTTACCTGGTGCTCAAACGCGGCGACATTTTCAGCGAGCGTGAATTTCTGCGACTGCCGGACGACGCGCGCGTGGAAGTTCCGAAACCTCGCCGACGTCGCAAAGTCGCATCGAAAGCCGCTCAGCCTTCGACCGCGGCGCACGGCTGA
- a CDS encoding hydrolase produces MDRKRVIYIDVDDTLIRTVGTTQIPMPASADYVRRMHAAGHTLYCWSRGGGDYARDVAKSLDIADCFVAFLPKPDVCLDDRGDKLLDYCDVILPGNASNH; encoded by the coding sequence ATGGATCGTAAACGCGTTATCTACATCGACGTCGATGACACGTTGATCCGCACTGTTGGCACCACGCAGATTCCCATGCCCGCCAGCGCGGATTACGTGCGCCGGATGCATGCCGCTGGTCATACGCTCTACTGCTGGTCGCGCGGAGGTGGCGACTATGCCCGCGATGTCGCAAAATCACTCGATATTGCGGACTGTTTCGTGGCATTCTTACCGAAACCCGATGTATGCCTCGACGACCGTGGCGACAAGCTGCTCGACTATTGCGACGTCATTCTGCCCGGCAACGCGTCAAACCATTGA